Proteins encoded within one genomic window of Hypomesus transpacificus isolate Combined female unplaced genomic scaffold, fHypTra1 scaffold_42, whole genome shotgun sequence:
- the LOC124464901 gene encoding E3 ubiquitin-protein ligase KCMF1-like isoform X2 — protein sequence MQCILTRVDFDLYYGGEALSVEQPQAYTCPYCGRMGHTESSLQEHVAGEHADTSTEVICPICAALPGGDPNHVTDDFAAHLTLEHRAPRDLDESSGVRHVRRMFHPGRGLGGQRARRSNMHFTSSTTGGLSNTQNSSQSSNYNREAMDPIAELLSQLSGVRRSAGGQVSSGPSASQLQQLQMQLQLERQQAQAARQQLDTPRGAPRSAPTRAALGTANSNASPNANPCPPPGPHPGTHEHNTHAGHNFLLNRLSEPRLSEVDLQESESGWADRGLFVTELLLSTLLLDHNAPAAPQHAGPLGGLADFGAMGCMDVMTLEVALENLNLREATASAMKKQPPPPPPR from the exons ATGCAGTGCATACTGACCAGGGTCGACTTCG acctgtaCTATGGCGGGGAGGCCCTGTCAGTGGAGCAGCCCCAGGCTTACACCTGCCCGTACTGTGGCAGGATGGGCCACACAGAGAGCTCCCTGCAGGAGCACGTAGCAGGGGAGCATGCAGACACCTCCACCGAGGTG ATATGCCCCATCTGTGCAGCGCTGCCTGGCGGAGACCCCAACCATGTGACAGACGACTTTGCTGCTCATCTCACACTGGAACACAGAGCTCCCAGAGACCTG GATGAGTCCAGCGGGGTGCGTCACGTAAGGAGGATGTTCCACCccgggagggggctgggggggcagcGGGCTCGCAGGTCCAACATGCACTTCACCAGCTCCACCACCGGGGGGCTCTCCAACACCCAGAACTCCTCACAGAGCTCCAACTACAACAGAGAGGCCATGGACCCCATAGCAG agctcCTGTCCCAGTTGTCGGGGGTGCGGCGCTCCGCGGGGGGGCAGGTGAGCTCGGGGCCGTCGGCCTCCCAGCTACAGCAGCTTCAGAtgcagctgcagctggagcGGCAGCAGGCCCAGGCTGCCCGGCAGCAGCTGGACACGCCCCGTGGAGCCCCCCGCAGCGCCCCCACCCGCGCTGCCCTGGGCACCGCCAACAGCAACGCCAGCCCCAACGccaacccctgccccccccccggcccccacccTGGCACGCAcgagcacaacacacacgccGGGCACAACTTCCTGCTCAACAG GCTGAGTGAACCTAGGCTGTCGGAGGTGGACCTGCAGGAGAGTGAGTCTGGTTGGGCGGACCGCGGTCTGTTTGTGACGGAGCTGCTGCTGTCCACGCTGCTGCTGGACCACAACGCCCCAGCAGCTCCACAGCACGCCGGACCCCTGGGGGGCTTGGCTGACTTCGGGGCCATGGGCTGCATGGATGTCATGACCCTGGAGGTGGCGCTAGAGAACCTCAACCTCAGAGAAGCAACGGCGAGCGCCATGAAGAAGCagccccccccgccgcccccgcgCTGA
- the LOC124464901 gene encoding E3 ubiquitin-protein ligase KCMF1-like isoform X1 codes for MSRHEGVSCDACLKGNFRGRRYKCLICYDYDLCASCYEGGATTTRHTTEHPMQCILTRVDFDLYYGGEALSVEQPQAYTCPYCGRMGHTESSLQEHVAGEHADTSTEVICPICAALPGGDPNHVTDDFAAHLTLEHRAPRDLDESSGVRHVRRMFHPGRGLGGQRARRSNMHFTSSTTGGLSNTQNSSQSSNYNREAMDPIAELLSQLSGVRRSAGGQVSSGPSASQLQQLQMQLQLERQQAQAARQQLDTPRGAPRSAPTRAALGTANSNASPNANPCPPPGPHPGTHEHNTHAGHNFLLNRLSEPRLSEVDLQESESGWADRGLFVTELLLSTLLLDHNAPAAPQHAGPLGGLADFGAMGCMDVMTLEVALENLNLREATASAMKKQPPPPPPR; via the exons ATGTCCCGTCATGAAG GTGTAAGCTGCGATGCGTGTTTGAAAGGCAACTTCAGAGGGCGGAGATACAAGTGTTTAATCTGCTACGACTACGACCTGTGTGCGTCGTGCTACGAGGGCGGAGCCACCACCACCAGACACACCACAGAACACCCCATGCAGTGCATACTGACCAGGGTCGACTTCG acctgtaCTATGGCGGGGAGGCCCTGTCAGTGGAGCAGCCCCAGGCTTACACCTGCCCGTACTGTGGCAGGATGGGCCACACAGAGAGCTCCCTGCAGGAGCACGTAGCAGGGGAGCATGCAGACACCTCCACCGAGGTG ATATGCCCCATCTGTGCAGCGCTGCCTGGCGGAGACCCCAACCATGTGACAGACGACTTTGCTGCTCATCTCACACTGGAACACAGAGCTCCCAGAGACCTG GATGAGTCCAGCGGGGTGCGTCACGTAAGGAGGATGTTCCACCccgggagggggctgggggggcagcGGGCTCGCAGGTCCAACATGCACTTCACCAGCTCCACCACCGGGGGGCTCTCCAACACCCAGAACTCCTCACAGAGCTCCAACTACAACAGAGAGGCCATGGACCCCATAGCAG agctcCTGTCCCAGTTGTCGGGGGTGCGGCGCTCCGCGGGGGGGCAGGTGAGCTCGGGGCCGTCGGCCTCCCAGCTACAGCAGCTTCAGAtgcagctgcagctggagcGGCAGCAGGCCCAGGCTGCCCGGCAGCAGCTGGACACGCCCCGTGGAGCCCCCCGCAGCGCCCCCACCCGCGCTGCCCTGGGCACCGCCAACAGCAACGCCAGCCCCAACGccaacccctgccccccccccggcccccacccTGGCACGCAcgagcacaacacacacgccGGGCACAACTTCCTGCTCAACAG GCTGAGTGAACCTAGGCTGTCGGAGGTGGACCTGCAGGAGAGTGAGTCTGGTTGGGCGGACCGCGGTCTGTTTGTGACGGAGCTGCTGCTGTCCACGCTGCTGCTGGACCACAACGCCCCAGCAGCTCCACAGCACGCCGGACCCCTGGGGGGCTTGGCTGACTTCGGGGCCATGGGCTGCATGGATGTCATGACCCTGGAGGTGGCGCTAGAGAACCTCAACCTCAGAGAAGCAACGGCGAGCGCCATGAAGAAGCagccccccccgccgcccccgcgCTGA
- the lipg gene encoding endothelial lipase → MKNTIFSLWMIFHCAVGVFASSLKEIAVQKDGGDGVLIDDEALHDRIKYNMRKSLDLEQEGCHLQPGNTEGLQECGFNTTAKTILIIHGWTMSGMFESWMHKLVSAVMLRESEANVVIVDWLSLAHQLYPDAVNHTHRVGLSIATMLNWLQEEQSLALEDVHLIGYSLGAHVAGYAGTFVHGTVGRITGLDPAGPMFEGVDEHRRLSPGDADFVDVLHTYTREALGVSIGIQQPIGDVDIYPNGGDVQPGCGLSDVLSMAGNFMEVMKCEHERAVHLFVDSLMNKEHMSFAYQCTGPERFKKGVCLSCRKNRCNNIGYNTKKMRKRRNSKMYLKTRAVTPFGGYHYQMKMHVFNRKGEDADPTFHVKLYGAHNDTNNLSVDMPEKVGLNLTNTFLVFTEEDIGDLLKIRLSWEGASESFSSMFKSLKKSFWSWNSSPVNPVLEVRRIRVKCGETQRKFTFCAQEPSKTEISPGEGLTYVKCRDGWEVKPRKRLLS, encoded by the exons ATGAAAAATACTATATTTTCATTGTGGATGATCTTTCATTGTGCAGTCGGGGTCTTTGCGTCGAGTCTAAAAGAGATCGCAGTCCAGAAAG ATGGGGGAGATGGTGTATTAATTGATGACGAGGCTCTCCATGATCGGATCAAGTACAACATGCGGAAGAGTCTGGACCTGGAGCAGGAGGGCTGCCACTTGCAGCCCGGGAACACGGAGGGTCTGCAGGAGTGTGGCTTCAACACCACAGCCAAGACCATCCTTATCATCCACGGCTGGacg ATGAGTGGCATGTTCGAGAGCTGGATGCACAAGCTGGTTTCCGCAGTGATGCTGCGAGAGAGCGAAGCGAACGTGGTGATCGTGGATTGGCTGAGCCTGGCTCACCAGCTGTACCCTGACGCTGTGAACCACACCCACCGCGTGGGCCTCAGCATCGCCACCATGCTCAACTGGCTCCAG GAGGAGCAGAGCCTTGCCCTGGAGGACGTGCACCTGATTGGCTACAGCCTGGGAGCTCATGTTGCGGGCTACGCTGGAACATTCGTACACGGGACTGTTGGCAGGATCACAG GTCTGGACCCGGCAGGACCCATGTTCGAGGGGGTGGACGAGCACCGACGCCTGTCCCCAGGAGACGCTGACTTTGTGGACGTCCTCCACACCTACACCCGGGAGGCTCTGGGGGTCAGCATCGGCATCCAGCAGCCCATCGGGGACGTGGACATCTACCCCAACGGAGGAGACGTGCAGCCGGGCTGCGGACTCAGCGATGTGCTCAGCATGGCAGGAA ACTTCATGGAGGTGATGAAGTGTGAACACGAGAGGGCTGTCCACCTGTTCGTGGACTCCCTGATGAACAAGGAGCACATGAGCTTTGCCTACCAGTGCACCGGCCCCGAGCGCTTCAAGAAGGGTGTCTGTCTGAGCTGCCGCAAGAACCGCTGCAACAACATCGGCTACAACACCAAGAAGATGCGCAAGAGACGCAACAGCAAGATGTACCTGAAGACTCGCGCCGTCACACCGTTCGGAG GCTACCACTACCAGATGAAGATGCACGTCTTCAACAGGAAGGGCGAAGATGCAGACCCCACCTTCCACGTCAAGCTGTACGGAGCCCACAACGACACCAACAACCTCTCAGTCGACAT GCCTGAAAAGGTGGGCCTGAACCTGACCAACACCTTCCTGGTGTTCACCGAGGAGGACATTGGCGACCTGCTGAAGATCCGTCTAAGCTGGGAAGGGGCCAGCGAGTCCTTCAGCTCAATGTTTAAGAGCCTGAAGAAGAGCTTCTGGAGCTGGAACAGTAGCCCCGTCAACCCTGTGCTGGAGGTGCGCAGGATCAGAGTCAAGTGTGGAGAAACGCAGAGGAA GTTTACTTTCTGTGCCCAAGAACCGTCCAAAACGGAAATCTCCCCAGGAGAGGGCCTCACCTATGTGAAGTGTCGTGACGGCTGGGAGGTCAAACCCAGGAAGAG GCTGCTATCATGA